CCATTAACACCAACATCCATCTTAACAATATAAATAGAGCGGATTTTCCCCCCCGCTCTATTTAAAAATTTATTTTCTCAAGTTCAGGCTGGAAATTATATTTCTGTATCTCTCAATATCCTTTTTCTTTAAATAATTGAGTAGATTTCTCCTATGTCCAACCATTTTTAACAATCCTCTTCTTGAGTGAAAATCCTTTTTATGCACTTTAAAGTGTTCATTTAATTCTTCTATCCTAGCTGTTAAAAGTGCAATCTGCACTTCTGGTGAACCAGTATCACCTTCATGTGTAGCATACTTTAAGATGACTTCGTTCTTTGTTTCCTTTTTCATTATTTTTCCTCCATTTTTCGTTAACCCCGTAAACAGAGTAGATCGTTGGAGATTCGAAAAACTCAGTAAACGGTTTTTTATACACTATCTGACATAATATCATATACCAATAGTATTTGTAAATAATTAAATTTTAAAATACTGTTTTGCTATTATTATATCACTTTCAACTTGTTTTTTTAATTTTTCTACAGAACTAAACTTTTTTTCTCCCCTTAAATTCTTTATAAACGAAACTGTTATTTCCTTTTTATAAAGGTTCGGAGATGCATTTAAAATATGGGTTTCTATAATAACTTCATCTTTTTTAGCAACTGTTGGCCTTATGCCTACATTGGTAATGGATAGCAACTCTTTTGAATCGACGTTCACAGTTGTTATATAGACGCCTAATTTCGGCATTACCTTTTTGAACGTTGGTTCAATATTAGCCGTTGCAAATCCCAGGCTAGTCGCCAGCTTCTGCCCGTTTTCGACGATGCCTGACATTGAATAAGGATTCATCAGCAGCTTATTCGCAGTAAATACGTCTCCTTTAGATATAAGGCTCCTTATACGCGTGCTGCTGACCAACTCACCGTCTGAATAAACGCTCTTTGAACAGATGATAGGGATACCCGCTTTTTCGCTCATTTTTTTCAGCATTTCAAAGTTGCCTTGTTTTTTATGCCCAAACGTAAAATTTTCACCTGCTACCAAAAGGCCTATTTTTAAATTATGTGTCAGTTCATTAAAAAACTGTTCTGCCGTTTTTTGCGCGTATTCTTTATTAAACTCATTTAGCAGCACACAGTCTACCCCAAGGTTTTCAAATGCTTTTAACTTTTGTTCTACGGTAAACAGCCTGATATTACCTTTTGAAAAATACTCCGCAGGAACGGAAGAAAAAGTATATACAAGGGTATTTACCCCTATCTCACATGCCTTTTCCTTAAGTGTTTTTATAAGCTCCATGTGGCCTATGTGCATCCCGTCAAAGGTCCCTAATGCCACCGCTACCTTACTACATTCAATATCCTTTACGTCATTTGTAACTTTAATTGTCTTCCACCTCACCCAAATGGATTATAATCTTCAAATTGCCATCAACTGCATCAGCAAGCCCCAAAAACGAGCCATCACAGAATACTCTAACTCGTTCGCTTTCGGTATATCCCGAAAATACTATGGTACAGCCGTTTTTTAACTTTGCAGCTTCTGACTTCGTAACATTTACCGCCCTAAACTTTAAAAGAGCATCTTCCGGCTTAATCACTGCATCCTGTATCCTTTTTTCAGATGCTAATCCCTTCAGTTCATCAATCGTATATGCTTTGTCTAAATAAAACTCACCGGACTTTGTCCTTAGCAAAAACGACATAACAGACGGAATACCGATTTTCTCACCAATATCTGAGATAAGCGTCCTTATATATGTACCTTTGCTGCATTTAACGCTTAGTAAAAATCTATTGTGCCCTGTCTTGCCTAGATATTCAATACCGCTTATTGTAACCAGCCTTTTTTTCTCCCTGATATCAAGCCCTTGCCTTGCCAGGCTGTAAAGGGGTTTCCCTTGCTGCTTTGCCGCCGAATATATCGGCGTTATCTGTTCTATTTCGCCCGTGAATTTAGGCAAGATATCCAGCAGCTGATTTTCGCCTGCTATGGCTTCACTACTGCCGGTGATATATCCATATAGGTCTTGAGTGTCTGTCGATATGCCGAACTTGATTTCAGCTATATACTCCTTTTCCTCATCCATGAAAATATCAAAAAGGCGCGTAGCACGATTTAAACATATAACCAAAACCCCTGCAGCTCCAGGATCTAAAGTGCCCGTGTGCCCTATCTTTTTTATGTTTAAAAGCCTTTTTAGAAATACAACCACTCCAGACGAAGACATGCCCGGAGGCTTTAATACGTTTATGATACCGTTCATCAACTGTCCTTATTTACAATAAGAGAAAGCTCATATGCCACCTGTTGTTTTACATCGCTAAGCGAACCAGCCAAACTAAATCCTGCTGCGTTTTTATGCCCGCCTCCGGAAAACTTCAAAGATAACTTAGCAACGTCAACATCGCCTTTAGACCTTAAACTTACCTTGTAAAGCCCTGGTTCCTGCTCGCGTAAAAACGCACATGCTATAACCGTATCTATCTCTATGCCATAGCTTACTATGGCGTCATAGTCTGTATTTGCGCCGCAAGAGGCAATTTCTTTTTTGCTTAAGTGTATTATCGCAACTTTACCATCGTAAAAAAGTTCTAAATTCCTTATTGCAAGCTCAATTATTTTGGTATTGCCGTAAGTCCTCGTATGAAATAACAACCTCGCAGTGCCTTCATGGTCGAACTTGCCTATCAATTCTGCTGTATATAAGAAACATTTTTTTGTAGTGTTAGAATATGAAAAGTTTCCGGTGTCTGATACCATTGCAATATATAGATTCTGTGCAATCTTTTCTGTTATGCTAATATCCGCCTCTGTCAAAAGCTCGTATATTATTTCTCCCGTTGATGAAGCGTTCTTTACAATGTTTATATCTGCGAAGTTGTCGTTAGTCATATGATGGTCTATATTAGCCGTCTTTTTGGCTGAGTAAAAAGCGCTTGCAAAGCTCCCAATTCTTCCTTTATCAGCGCAATCAAGCGCAATAGCCAAGTCAAATCCCTCGCCTACTTTTTCTAACAAAAATCCCTGCTCTTCTTTGTAAATCGTCTGATAACGTTGCGTAATATTTCCGTCGCAAGCGCAAATAACTGTTTTCCCGATAGATTTAAGTGCATAGCAAAGTGCAAAAGTCGAACCAAGTGCGTCGCCATCAGGGTTTATATGGGTTACCAAAAATACTGTATCGGCATCTTTTATCATTTTAATCAGATATTTTAGATCGCTCACTTTTCCTCACTTACCCCAATATCCTTTAAGATTTTAGCGATATTAATACTTGCATCTATTGAATCATCTAATATAAACTTTATGCTTGGCATACGGCGCATGTCTATGCGCTCGCCTAAAAGCTTCTTTATATATCCTTGCGCATGTGTTAGTGCTTCAATCGTAGACTTCTTTACTTCATCGTTGTCATAAACGCTGACATAGGCTTTTGCATACTTAAGGTCACGCGTAAGTTCCACCTTCATGACGCTTGTCATCGGTGAGATACGCGGATCCTTTATTTCAGAAGATATTATGACTGAAAGTGTCTTTTTCATCTCCTGTGCTATTCTTATAATCCTGTCTGCTGGCATGTATTTCCCTTTCTAACGTGCCATTTCCCGCATTTCAAATGCTTCTATTACATCTTCTTCTTTTATATCGTTAAAATTGTTAAGCGTTATTCCGCATTCATAGCCGGATACTGCTTCTTTGACATCATCTTTAAAACGCTTAAGTGAAGATATTTCCCCTTCGTAGACTACTACATTGTCCCTAAGCAGCCTTACCTTTGAGTTACGCTGTATTTTACCATCTGTAACGTAACATCCTGCAATGGTACCTACATTGGAGACTTTAAATAAAGTCCTTACTTGCGCATGGCCGGTAATAACTTCTTCAAATACTGGTTTTAGCATTCCCTTCATAGCGTTTTCTATGTCTTCAATAGCGTTATAGATTATTCTATAAAGCCTTATATCTACGTTTTCTTTTTCCGCCGTTTCCCTTGCCGTGTTATCAGGGCGCACATTAAAACCTATTATTATCGCATTTGCGGCAGAAGCAAGCATTACGTCCGTCTTTTGTATCGCACCAACGCCCTGGTGGATTATCTTCACCTGGACTTCGTCGTTTGAAATCTTTTTAAGAGACTGCGATACAGCCTCGGCAGAACCCTGAACATCTGCTTTTACAATTATATTAAGATCCTTTATACTGCCTTCTGATATGCGTGAAAAGAGGTCTTCAAGCGATACCTTTGCAATATTTTTAAGCATATCCGCTTTTTGCCTGTCTCGCCTTTCCTCTGCTACCTGGCGGGAGAGAGACTGTTTAACAGCATAGAATATATCCCCTGCCTGCGGCACCTCTGAAAAACCTATAACCTCAACCGGCTGAGAGGGCAAAGCTAATTTTACATTTTTACCATTTTCATCGACCATAGCACGCACTCTGCCATATGCAGTACCGGCGACTACTGTATCAGTTATATTAAGCGTTCCGTTTTGTATTAATACTGTAGCAACAGGGCCTCTTCCTTTGTCAAGCCGTGCCTCGATTATAGTTCCTTTTGCCATACGCTCCGGATTTGCAGTCAGCTCCTGAACATCTGCTACCAAAAGTATCATATCGAGCAGATTGTCTAGCCCTTCGTGTGTCAGTGCGGATACCGGTACGACTATCGTATCTCCTCCCCACTCCTCAGAAACCAGGCCATGTTCTGTCAGTTCCTGTTTTACACGATCTATATTTGCATTTTCCTTATCTATCTTGTTTACAGCAACTATGATAGGTACTTCGGCAGCCTTGGCATGGTTTATCGCTTCAACAGTCTGCGGCATTATACCATCGTCTGCTGCTACAACCAAAATCGCAATATCCGTTACCTGTGCACCACGCGCACGCATGGCTGTAAAGGCTTCGTGCCCCGGAGTATCTAAAAACGTAATGTAGTTGTCTTTAACCTTTATCCTGTATGCTCCTATGTGCTGTGTTATTCCGCCCGCTTCCTGTTCCGTTATACGCGAACTTCTTATCGCATCCAGAAGCGAAGTCTTGCCATGGTCTACATGGCCCATAATAGTTACAACTGGAGGACGGCGCTTTAATTCTTCCGGCCTGTCTTCCCTGTCTTCATCTATCAGCGAGTCTTCCGCTGTCTTTTCAAGTTTCAACTCTAAATCTATACCAAAATCCGAACATACGAGCTGTGCAGTCTCAAATTCTATTTCTGAATTTATAGTGCACATTATGCCAAGGAGAAAAAGTTTTTTTATTATTTCTGCTGCAGGTTTGCCTGTTTTCTCCGCCAAAGTCTTAACCGACACCATCTCTGTTGATATAATAGCATGGTCTATCTTTATAGGTTCTGGCATTATTACCTGTTTTTCTTTTCTGGGCTTAAATTTCTTTGAACCCATACGCTCATCGTCGTATTCAAATATACGTTCTTTTATAATTGATTTCCTGCTCTTGTTCCTATTATCATCTTCTGGCTTTTTATTTGTTTGCTTTTTAGACAAATGGCTGGTATTTTTCTTTACCTCCATAACCGGAATATCGTTGGATGTCGGCCGCGTTTTTTTAACCGGTCGTCTTTCTTGAGCCTTAAAATCATCGTCCTTGTTCATGTCCTTATTGAAAGTGCCACGCGCATTGTTATAATTGTTTGGCCCTTGCGGACGCGGGGTAAACCCGTCTCTCTTTTCGTATCTATTATTATTAAATTGACGTGGAGAGCGGTCACTACTTTGCCTATTATCCTGCTTTTGAGAAAAACGTTCTGTTCTAATGTTTTCATTTCTTTTAACGTTGGAATTGTTTCTATAATTTAGGTTCTTATCGTTAAAGGTGCTGTTTCTTGTTTCGTTTCGGTTGCTTTTTTCGCTTGAAATAGTTCTTTTTGGAGGTTCGCTTTTTTGCTTGCTTGTTTCCGCAGCTGTTGGTTTTTCCGTATTTTTGGCAACTTTAATATCGCCTGCCTTAACCCCGGCAGCTATTTTTTCTTCTTTTTTAGGAGCTTTGGCTTCTAGATCTGCCTCTTCTTTTGCCTTAGCCGCCTCTTTTTTTACATGCGGCTGCTCTGCCTTAGCATCTGCAGATTTTTCATCGATATTTACAGCTTTCTTTTCAAGCTCATTTTGTTTTTCTTCACGCATCGCCTTTAACATGTCCACTTCTAATTTCTTTAATACAGCGTGATTTTTTTGTACCTCGGCCTGATAAGATATAAGTTTTTCAAGCAGTTCCTCAGATTTCACTGATATTTGTTTGTTCAAATCAACAACCTTTACGTTATTCATCAACCATTTCCGGCGGCTTCGCCGATATCCTCCCCTTAATCTTTTATTTTATTTAAAATTGCATTACTCATCATTTTATCTATTATCCCGACAACTTTTACTCCGGGTTTTCCAACGCTTTGCCCAAGCATGTCTGTTTTAAGCTCCAATAATTTAATATTATAGTATTCGCATGCATTCCTTATTTTCTTTTTGGTATTATCCGAAGCATCTTCGGATAATACCGCTAAGGCTATTTTTTTCGCGCGAATCGCATTTAAAAACGCCTCCTGGCCAAATACACACTTCCCCGCCCGGGAAGCCAGCCCCAGCATATTATACATCTAAATTAATTCTCCGCCTAAGTATTGCTCTTCTTATTTCGGCAAAAAGCTCTTCTGTCAATTTACCTTCAAGCGCATGCTCAAATGCATTTATTTTTTTTGCCCGCTCAAGGCACTCTATTTCAGAACAAATGTATGCACCGCGCCCTGGCATTTTGCCTGTTAAATCTAGCTTTAACCCCTCAGTTGTCTTCACTATCCTAAGCATTTCCTTTTTTGGTAGCGGAGAGCGGCAGGCTACGCACATACGAATTGGTATCTTTTTATTCTTCATAACCATATAACCTATTCTGTTTTGCTTGTATCGTCTTCTTCCTCTGTTTCCACATCGTCTTCAGATAAATCCACGTCTTCTTCTATTTCTTCTTCTATTTCTTCTAATTCCTCTTCTAATTCTTCTTCCGTTTCTTCTTCATCTTCCTGTTTATTCTTATAAAGTTCCTCTAACGCCTGCTGGTTCTTTATATCTATTTTCCACCCTGTAAGTTTAGCAGCAAGACGTACATTTTGCCCGTCTCTTCCTATTGCAAGAGACAATTGGCTGTCTGGAACTATAACCTTTGCAGCATGTTCGGTTTCATTAATTTGTACCATTATAACCTTTGCCGGCCTAAGCGCATTAGCTATAAACTCCATCGGGTCTGCGCTCCACAGTATAATATCTATCTTCTCGTCATTAAGTTCCTCTACTATATGCTCAATCCTCGTCTTTTTCTGGCCTACGCATGCACCAACTGCATCAACGTGCTCATCTGCGGAATATACTGCTATCTTTGTCCTCTGGCCTGCTTCTCTTGCTATGCTTTTTATTAAGACGACATTTTTAGCAATTTCAGGGACTTCTATTTCAAACAAGCGCTTGACCAGCCCCGGATGCGTCCTTGATACTGTTATCTGCGGGCCTTTTACGGCACGCTTTACTTCAAATATAAATACTTTTACCTTGTCGTTTATATTGAGCCTCTCGTTTGGAAGCATTTCCTGCGCCGGAAGCAGTGCCTCAGCACGGCCTATCTCAACTATTGCTCCGGACCTGTCTGTCTTTTGCACAACACCTGTAACTATCTCATTTACGCGTTCGGCATATTCTTCGTATACCACGTCTCTTTCGGCTTCCCTTAAACGTTGTACTATGACCTGTTTTGCGGTCTGCGCAGCTATCCTTCCAAAAGATTTCGGTGTAACTTCTATTTTAAACGAATCTCCAACTTCATAAGCTTCATTTTCTTTTTTTGCTTCTTCAAGGCTTATTTGGCTGTTTTCGTTTTCAACTTCTTCAACTACATCTTTTTCTGCATATACGTGGATATCTCCTGTCTCTTCATCCAGGTCTACGCTTATTTGTCCTTCTGTATTGTAATTTTTCTTATATGCAGAAATTAAAGCAGTCTGTATCGTATCTACCAGTACTTCCCTTTTTATACCTTTTTCCTTTTCAAGCAACTCAAACGCGCTTATAAGATTATCATTCATTTTTTCTGTTTCCCTTCCAAATTAAAAATCTATATGCAGCTTAATGGCTGCTACGT
The sequence above is drawn from the Eubacteriales bacterium genome and encodes:
- a CDS encoding YlxR family protein, which codes for MKNKKIPIRMCVACRSPLPKKEMLRIVKTTEGLKLDLTGKMPGRGAYICSEIECLERAKKINAFEHALEGKLTEELFAEIRRAILRRRINLDV
- the infB gene encoding translation initiation factor IF-2; protein product: MNNVKVVDLNKQISVKSEELLEKLISYQAEVQKNHAVLKKLEVDMLKAMREEKQNELEKKAVNIDEKSADAKAEQPHVKKEAAKAKEEADLEAKAPKKEEKIAAGVKAGDIKVAKNTEKPTAAETSKQKSEPPKRTISSEKSNRNETRNSTFNDKNLNYRNNSNVKRNENIRTERFSQKQDNRQSSDRSPRQFNNNRYEKRDGFTPRPQGPNNYNNARGTFNKDMNKDDDFKAQERRPVKKTRPTSNDIPVMEVKKNTSHLSKKQTNKKPEDDNRNKSRKSIIKERIFEYDDERMGSKKFKPRKEKQVIMPEPIKIDHAIISTEMVSVKTLAEKTGKPAAEIIKKLFLLGIMCTINSEIEFETAQLVCSDFGIDLELKLEKTAEDSLIDEDREDRPEELKRRPPVVTIMGHVDHGKTSLLDAIRSSRITEQEAGGITQHIGAYRIKVKDNYITFLDTPGHEAFTAMRARGAQVTDIAILVVAADDGIMPQTVEAINHAKAAEVPIIVAVNKIDKENANIDRVKQELTEHGLVSEEWGGDTIVVPVSALTHEGLDNLLDMILLVADVQELTANPERMAKGTIIEARLDKGRGPVATVLIQNGTLNITDTVVAGTAYGRVRAMVDENGKNVKLALPSQPVEVIGFSEVPQAGDIFYAVKQSLSRQVAEERRDRQKADMLKNIAKVSLEDLFSRISEGSIKDLNIIVKADVQGSAEAVSQSLKKISNDEVQVKIIHQGVGAIQKTDVMLASAANAIIIGFNVRPDNTARETAEKENVDIRLYRIIYNAIEDIENAMKGMLKPVFEEVITGHAQVRTLFKVSNVGTIAGCYVTDGKIQRNSKVRLLRDNVVVYEGEISSLKRFKDDVKEAVSGYECGITLNNFNDIKEEDVIEAFEMREMAR
- the rpsO gene encoding 30S ribosomal protein S15, whose amino-acid sequence is MKKETKNEVILKYATHEGDTGSPEVQIALLTARIEELNEHFKVHKKDFHSRRGLLKMVGHRRNLLNYLKKKDIERYRNIISSLNLRK
- the nusA gene encoding transcription termination factor NusA — protein: MNDNLISAFELLEKEKGIKREVLVDTIQTALISAYKKNYNTEGQISVDLDEETGDIHVYAEKDVVEEVENENSQISLEEAKKENEAYEVGDSFKIEVTPKSFGRIAAQTAKQVIVQRLREAERDVVYEEYAERVNEIVTGVVQKTDRSGAIVEIGRAEALLPAQEMLPNERLNINDKVKVFIFEVKRAVKGPQITVSRTHPGLVKRLFEIEVPEIAKNVVLIKSIAREAGQRTKIAVYSADEHVDAVGACVGQKKTRIEHIVEELNDEKIDIILWSADPMEFIANALRPAKVIMVQINETEHAAKVIVPDSQLSLAIGRDGQNVRLAAKLTGWKIDIKNQQALEELYKNKQEDEEETEEELEEELEEIEEEIEEDVDLSEDDVETEEEDDTSKTE
- a CDS encoding bifunctional oligoribonuclease/PAP phosphatase NrnA; the protein is MSDLKYLIKMIKDADTVFLVTHINPDGDALGSTFALCYALKSIGKTVICACDGNITQRYQTIYKEEQGFLLEKVGEGFDLAIALDCADKGRIGSFASAFYSAKKTANIDHHMTNDNFADINIVKNASSTGEIIYELLTEADISITEKIAQNLYIAMVSDTGNFSYSNTTKKCFLYTAELIGKFDHEGTARLLFHTRTYGNTKIIELAIRNLELFYDGKVAIIHLSKKEIASCGANTDYDAIVSYGIEIDTVIACAFLREQEPGLYKVSLRSKGDVDVAKLSLKFSGGGHKNAAGFSLAGSLSDVKQQVAYELSLIVNKDS
- a CDS encoding ribosomal L7Ae/L30e/S12e/Gadd45 family protein; this translates as MYNMLGLASRAGKCVFGQEAFLNAIRAKKIALAVLSEDASDNTKKKIRNACEYYNIKLLELKTDMLGQSVGKPGVKVVGIIDKMMSNAILNKIKD
- a CDS encoding bifunctional riboflavin kinase/FAD synthetase; the encoded protein is MRWKTIKVTNDVKDIECSKVAVALGTFDGMHIGHMELIKTLKEKACEIGVNTLVYTFSSVPAEYFSKGNIRLFTVEQKLKAFENLGVDCVLLNEFNKEYAQKTAEQFFNELTHNLKIGLLVAGENFTFGHKKQGNFEMLKKMSEKAGIPIICSKSVYSDGELVSSTRIRSLISKGDVFTANKLLMNPYSMSGIVENGQKLATSLGFATANIEPTFKKVMPKLGVYITTVNVDSKELLSITNVGIRPTVAKKDEVIIETHILNASPNLYKKEITVSFIKNLRGEKKFSSVEKLKKQVESDIIIAKQYFKI
- the rbfA gene encoding 30S ribosome-binding factor RbfA, coding for MPADRIIRIAQEMKKTLSVIISSEIKDPRISPMTSVMKVELTRDLKYAKAYVSVYDNDEVKKSTIEALTHAQGYIKKLLGERIDMRRMPSIKFILDDSIDASINIAKILKDIGVSEEK
- the truB gene encoding tRNA pseudouridine(55) synthase TruB; the encoded protein is MNGIINVLKPPGMSSSGVVVFLKRLLNIKKIGHTGTLDPGAAGVLVICLNRATRLFDIFMDEEKEYIAEIKFGISTDTQDLYGYITGSSEAIAGENQLLDILPKFTGEIEQITPIYSAAKQQGKPLYSLARQGLDIREKKRLVTISGIEYLGKTGHNRFLLSVKCSKGTYIRTLISDIGEKIGIPSVMSFLLRTKSGEFYLDKAYTIDELKGLASEKRIQDAVIKPEDALLKFRAVNVTKSEAAKLKNGCTIVFSGYTESERVRVFCDGSFLGLADAVDGNLKIIIHLGEVEDN